In the Arthrobacter sp. 31Y genome, one interval contains:
- a CDS encoding winged helix-turn-helix domain-containing protein, translating to MTASLSLSQARRIALAAQGLAKVRPTGPVTSRAVGRTFARLQLVQIDSVNVVARSHYLPFFSRLGSYDPLILQAMAGRKPRKMMEYWAHEASFIRPEHFQDLLVWQKRAWVGAHRLDPAVRQDMEDRILLALTAGPPMTASELTAELGHDEDPDRDNWGWNWNIVKRVLEHLFEQGRISAASRTSQFERKYTLTSRVVADAKPFDVDAEASLDRLMDAAAQAHGIGTVRCFSDYFRTPLKAGADSVQRLVRAGRLERVVVRGWDRETFQHVEAKLPRKAAGRALLSPFDSLVFERRRLEELFGFHYRIEIYTPAAKRRFGYYVLPFLLREAIVARVDLKADRASRQLLVRSAFGEKNAPADTAVELAAELRLMATWLGLQEVLVWPVGDLAETLSAAVTKDGVAPGHHLRPDSPLRGEPGNVAMVSPVD from the coding sequence ATGACCGCTTCGCTGAGCCTTTCACAGGCACGGCGGATCGCATTGGCAGCTCAAGGATTGGCAAAGGTACGGCCCACCGGCCCCGTAACTTCACGGGCGGTGGGCCGTACCTTTGCCCGGCTTCAGCTTGTCCAGATCGATTCAGTGAACGTTGTGGCACGAAGCCACTACCTTCCATTCTTTTCCCGGTTGGGCAGCTACGATCCCCTCATCCTCCAAGCGATGGCCGGCCGCAAGCCCCGCAAAATGATGGAGTATTGGGCACACGAAGCAAGCTTTATCCGCCCGGAGCACTTCCAAGACCTGCTCGTCTGGCAAAAGCGGGCGTGGGTGGGTGCACATCGCCTTGATCCGGCCGTACGGCAGGATATGGAAGACCGTATCCTGTTGGCCCTCACAGCAGGACCTCCCATGACTGCGTCCGAGCTGACTGCAGAGCTCGGCCATGACGAAGACCCGGACCGGGACAACTGGGGCTGGAACTGGAACATCGTCAAACGGGTACTGGAGCACCTCTTCGAGCAAGGCCGAATTTCCGCTGCATCGAGGACGTCGCAATTCGAGCGAAAATACACGCTCACCTCACGGGTTGTTGCAGACGCCAAACCCTTCGACGTCGACGCTGAAGCGTCCCTTGACCGCCTGATGGATGCCGCCGCGCAGGCCCACGGCATTGGCACGGTAAGGTGCTTCTCCGACTACTTCCGGACGCCGCTGAAGGCGGGCGCAGACTCAGTGCAACGCTTGGTCCGCGCAGGCCGCCTCGAACGTGTTGTGGTTCGGGGATGGGACCGGGAAACTTTCCAACACGTCGAAGCGAAGTTGCCCAGAAAGGCAGCAGGCCGGGCATTGCTGAGTCCTTTCGATTCCTTGGTCTTCGAAAGGCGGAGACTGGAGGAGCTGTTTGGATTCCACTACAGAATTGAGATCTACACCCCCGCAGCCAAAAGGCGCTTCGGCTATTACGTCCTGCCGTTCCTGCTCAGGGAAGCCATCGTTGCCCGAGTGGACTTGAAAGCGGACCGGGCATCCCGTCAGCTTCTGGTGCGCTCCGCATTTGGCGAGAAGAACGCACCGGCGGACACCGCCGTCGAACTTGCCGCGGAACTCAGGCTCATGGCTACGTGGCTCGGCCTGCAGGAAGTGCTTGTCTGGCCGGTGGGGGACCTCGCCGAAACGTTGTCCGCGGCCGTGACAAAGGATGGTGTTGCCCCGGGACACCACCTCCGGCCGGACAGTCCGCTCAGAGGTGAACCCGGCAACGTGGCGATGGTCTCTCCCGTAGACTGA
- the hpf gene encoding ribosome hibernation-promoting factor, HPF/YfiA family has protein sequence MEFMISGRNLTVSDRFREYAGEKISKIESLGDKVQRVDAKVSKETNPRQTPGELTVEVTVLGRGPVIRAEATAADKFAAFDLAYNKLLERLRRAKDRKKVHHGRHTPKAVREATATLEPASASEPLYVEASNHSESAPAVDERSPYDIENDIPAGDSPVLIRRKVFPAASLTLDDAVDNMELVGHNFYLFLDKETNAPSVVYRRSGWTYGVITLDSTCEPGEEAVEEKIHAYRSDDQAATAK, from the coding sequence ATGGAGTTCATGATCAGCGGACGAAATCTGACAGTTTCTGACCGCTTTCGCGAATATGCCGGCGAAAAAATCTCAAAGATTGAATCGCTGGGGGATAAGGTCCAGCGGGTTGACGCAAAGGTTTCCAAGGAAACCAACCCCAGGCAGACGCCTGGCGAGCTCACCGTAGAAGTAACCGTCCTTGGCCGGGGCCCGGTTATCCGTGCCGAGGCCACAGCCGCTGACAAGTTTGCTGCCTTCGACCTTGCGTATAACAAGCTGCTTGAGAGGCTTCGTCGTGCGAAGGACCGCAAAAAGGTGCACCACGGCCGCCACACGCCCAAGGCTGTTCGGGAAGCTACGGCAACACTCGAGCCGGCCAGTGCAAGTGAGCCGCTTTACGTCGAGGCAAGTAATCACAGCGAATCCGCGCCAGCGGTAGACGAGCGCTCACCGTACGACATTGAGAACGACATTCCGGCAGGCGACTCACCTGTCCTGATCCGCCGGAAGGTTTTCCCCGCAGCATCGCTGACCCTCGATGACGCTGTGGACAACATGGAGCTTGTCGGACACAACTTCTACTTGTTCCTGGACAAGGAAACCAACGCACCGTCGGTTGTGTATCGGCGTAGTGGCTGGACCTATGGCGTGATCACCCTGGACTCCACCTGTGAGCCCGGCGAGGAAGCCGTGGAGGAGAAGATCCACGCCTACCGCTCCGATGATCAGGCAGCCACAGCGAAGTAA
- the secA gene encoding preprotein translocase subunit SecA gives MASLIEKLLRTGDKKTLKTLRNYADSINALEDTFKSFTDAEIREETDRLRSRHQDGETLEALLPEAFAAVREASSRTLGMRHFDVQLMGGAALHLGNIAEMKTGEGKTLVATAPAYLNALSGKGVHVVTVNDYLAEYQSELMGRVYRFLGLTSGCILSNQDPTVRRDQYSADITYGTNNEFGFDYLRDNMAWDANELVQRGHNFAIVDEVDSILIDEARTPLIISGPAQGDTNRWYSEFAKVVLRLQPDVDYEVDEKKRTVGVLEAGIEKVEDYLGIQNLYESANTPLIGFLNNAIKAKELFKRDKDYVILDGEVLIVDEHTGRILAGRRYNEGMHQAIEAKENVEIKAENQTLATVTLQNYFRMYSKLAGMTGTAETEAAEFMSTYKLGVVPIPTNRDMQRIDQSDLVYKNEVVKFDAVVQDIAERHENGQPVLVGTTSVEKSEYLSKLLAKEGIRHEVLNAKNHAREASIVAQAGRKGAVTVATNMAGRGTDIMLGGNAEFTAIAELAKRGLDPEENSEEYEAAWPDALAAAKQAVKDEHEEVLDLGGLYVLGTERHESRRIDNQLRGRSGRQGDPGESRFYLSLTDDLMRLFNSGAAERLMNSSVPDDVALESKLVSRAIASAQGQVEGRNAEQRKNVLKYDDVLNRQREAIYGDRRRILEGDDLHEKVQFFLEDTINSLIDAATAEGSGDDWDYNQLWANLKTLYPATVTAEDIIEEAGGKSRVTAEFLREEILSDARLVYQAREESIGSESMRELERRVVLSVLGRKWQEHLYEMDYLKEGIGLRAMAQRDPLVEYQREGFVMFQSMMEAIREESIGFLYNLEVEVTPAEDVVVADDSASGAHTEHHDPQIRAAGLQAPEKPAQLQYTAPGEDGATQTRIEGRAAGRSGNPAKAASQDQRKQAKKKRR, from the coding sequence GTGGCATCACTAATCGAAAAACTTCTCCGCACGGGTGACAAAAAGACACTCAAGACACTGCGGAACTATGCCGATTCCATCAATGCCCTGGAAGACACTTTCAAGTCCTTCACGGATGCTGAAATCCGCGAGGAAACGGACCGGCTAAGGTCCCGCCACCAAGACGGCGAAACTTTGGAAGCCCTCCTCCCGGAGGCCTTCGCCGCTGTCCGTGAAGCGTCCTCCAGAACCCTGGGCATGAGGCATTTCGATGTCCAGCTCATGGGTGGCGCCGCGCTTCACTTGGGGAACATCGCCGAAATGAAAACCGGTGAAGGCAAGACCCTCGTTGCCACAGCTCCGGCCTACCTCAACGCTCTTTCGGGCAAGGGTGTCCACGTTGTCACCGTGAACGACTACCTTGCCGAATACCAGTCCGAACTCATGGGCAGGGTCTACCGGTTCCTTGGTCTTACCAGTGGTTGCATCCTGTCCAACCAGGATCCCACCGTACGCCGGGACCAGTACTCCGCTGATATCACCTACGGAACCAACAACGAATTCGGCTTCGATTACCTGCGCGACAACATGGCCTGGGATGCCAATGAACTGGTCCAGCGCGGGCACAACTTTGCGATCGTGGATGAGGTCGACTCCATCCTGATTGACGAAGCACGTACACCGTTGATCATTTCCGGTCCCGCGCAAGGTGACACCAACCGGTGGTACAGCGAATTTGCCAAAGTGGTCCTCCGTTTGCAGCCTGACGTCGACTACGAGGTCGATGAGAAGAAACGCACCGTGGGCGTGCTGGAAGCCGGTATTGAAAAGGTAGAGGACTACCTTGGAATTCAGAACTTGTACGAATCTGCCAACACGCCGCTGATCGGCTTCCTCAACAATGCGATCAAGGCCAAAGAACTGTTCAAGCGGGACAAGGACTACGTCATCCTCGACGGCGAGGTCCTGATCGTTGACGAGCACACCGGCCGAATCCTGGCCGGCCGTCGCTACAACGAAGGCATGCACCAGGCCATTGAGGCCAAGGAAAATGTAGAGATCAAGGCAGAGAACCAGACTCTCGCCACAGTGACGCTGCAGAACTACTTCCGCATGTATTCCAAGCTGGCCGGCATGACCGGTACTGCCGAGACTGAAGCCGCAGAGTTCATGAGCACCTACAAGCTCGGCGTCGTTCCTATCCCCACCAACCGCGACATGCAGCGTATCGACCAGTCGGACCTCGTCTACAAAAACGAGGTGGTGAAGTTCGATGCTGTCGTTCAGGACATCGCTGAACGGCATGAGAATGGCCAGCCTGTCCTTGTGGGTACCACCAGCGTTGAAAAGAGTGAATACCTCTCGAAGCTGTTGGCCAAAGAGGGCATCCGGCATGAAGTCTTGAACGCCAAGAACCATGCAAGGGAAGCGTCCATCGTGGCCCAAGCCGGGCGAAAGGGCGCAGTCACTGTAGCAACCAATATGGCGGGTCGTGGTACTGACATCATGCTCGGCGGCAACGCCGAATTCACTGCCATTGCCGAACTCGCCAAGCGAGGCCTGGATCCTGAGGAAAACTCAGAAGAGTACGAGGCTGCCTGGCCGGACGCGTTGGCTGCAGCCAAACAGGCGGTCAAGGATGAGCACGAAGAAGTGCTGGATCTCGGCGGACTATATGTACTTGGCACCGAGCGCCACGAATCCCGCCGGATCGACAACCAGTTGCGCGGACGTTCCGGACGTCAGGGCGATCCGGGTGAATCCCGTTTCTACCTCTCACTGACGGACGACCTGATGAGGTTGTTCAACTCAGGTGCGGCCGAACGGCTGATGAACAGCTCCGTGCCTGACGACGTCGCACTGGAGTCGAAGCTCGTATCCCGTGCCATTGCATCGGCGCAAGGTCAAGTAGAGGGTCGCAACGCCGAGCAGCGCAAGAACGTCCTCAAATACGATGATGTCCTCAACCGCCAGCGCGAAGCAATCTATGGTGACCGTCGTCGGATCCTTGAAGGTGATGACCTGCACGAAAAGGTCCAGTTCTTCTTGGAAGACACCATCAACTCGCTCATTGATGCCGCCACGGCCGAGGGATCAGGCGATGACTGGGACTACAACCAGCTTTGGGCAAACCTGAAGACTCTGTACCCGGCAACCGTTACTGCCGAGGACATCATTGAGGAAGCTGGCGGCAAGTCCAGGGTTACTGCAGAATTCCTGAGGGAGGAGATCCTCTCTGACGCCAGGCTCGTTTACCAGGCACGGGAAGAATCCATCGGCTCCGAGAGCATGCGCGAGCTTGAGCGGCGGGTTGTGCTTTCAGTCCTTGGACGCAAGTGGCAGGAACACTTGTACGAGATGGATTACCTCAAGGAGGGAATCGGGCTTCGTGCCATGGCACAGCGTGATCCCCTGGTGGAATACCAGCGCGAGGGCTTTGTCATGTTCCAGAGCATGATGGAGGCCATCCGCGAGGAAAGTATCGGCTTCCTCTACAACTTGGAAGTGGAAGTGACACCGGCCGAAGATGTGGTGGTGGCCGACGATTCTGCCTCCGGCGCACACACAGAGCATCACGATCCTCAAATACGTGCGGCGGGCCTGCAAGCGCCGGAAAAGCCCGCGCAGCTGCAATACACCGCGCCCGGAGAAGACGGAGCGACGCAAACTCGCATTGAGGGCCGGGCAGCGGGCCGCTCCGGCAATCCTGCCAAGGCAGCAAGCCAGGATCAGCGGAAACAAGCAAAGAAGAAGCGCCGGTAG
- a CDS encoding LysM peptidoglycan-binding domain-containing protein, which yields MVKPSRSDYALAAFVLGLGLSLVFVGNSLIAQWQAAERHGQHFTFEHLLGFFASAVGLSVVSWWALTFLVAFLASLLHRVGHRKSADLLSKFSPAFMLRLAVAVMSLNIMGAGLAQADAAPPEPGWHSTSPLNMAPMQAAWEPASLDLASSVPPSVQDVHASEHRPNDPRWQPRSPMIDPGLLARQSTRSTTPPGEAAVVVKDGDSLWSIAASRLGPFATDVDVALTWPRWYSANRTVIGSDPAVLLPGQVLQPPAPS from the coding sequence ATGGTAAAACCATCGCGTAGTGACTACGCCCTCGCAGCGTTTGTTCTTGGCCTGGGGCTGTCCCTGGTATTCGTGGGCAATTCACTCATTGCGCAGTGGCAGGCTGCTGAGCGACACGGTCAGCACTTCACCTTCGAACACCTTCTCGGTTTTTTCGCCAGCGCCGTGGGACTTTCCGTGGTGAGCTGGTGGGCACTGACCTTTCTCGTCGCCTTCCTGGCGTCGCTGTTGCATCGGGTTGGGCACAGAAAAAGTGCCGATCTTCTGTCAAAGTTCAGCCCCGCCTTTATGTTGCGACTCGCGGTGGCTGTCATGAGCTTGAACATCATGGGTGCGGGGCTTGCCCAAGCGGATGCCGCCCCACCGGAGCCAGGCTGGCATAGCACCTCCCCTCTCAACATGGCGCCCATGCAAGCGGCGTGGGAGCCCGCTTCCTTGGATCTTGCGAGTTCTGTGCCGCCGTCTGTTCAGGACGTCCATGCGTCAGAGCATCGGCCGAATGATCCACGCTGGCAGCCCAGGTCCCCCATGATTGATCCGGGGCTCCTTGCCCGCCAGTCCACACGCTCAACCACCCCACCTGGAGAAGCAGCCGTGGTGGTCAAGGATGGCGACTCGCTCTGGTCCATTGCGGCCTCCCGACTGGGCCCCTTTGCAACAGACGTGGACGTCGCACTGACGTGGCCCAGGTGGTACTCCGCCAACAGGACAGTCATTGGAAGTGACCCGGCCGTTCTGCTTCCGGGGCAGGTTCTTCAGCCGCCCGCACCAAGCTAG
- a CDS encoding Rv3235 family protein, with protein sequence MTLTTTSRPMSRRSAPLTTPTAGQGGSDIDVRLVARSIAQAALEVLAGTRPVHQLSRSLDSACYLSLQHRAALTRKHAARSRGTAQPHRSPMVRSVRVCSISESICEASIVVAEEQRCRAVAMRLERLDGVWQVTALEIG encoded by the coding sequence ATGACCCTTACAACAACCAGCCGACCAATGAGCCGTCGGAGCGCACCACTCACAACGCCTACGGCAGGCCAGGGCGGTTCGGACATCGACGTCCGGCTTGTTGCCCGGAGCATCGCGCAGGCAGCTCTTGAAGTTCTGGCGGGTACCCGTCCCGTGCATCAGCTCTCCCGATCACTGGATTCCGCGTGCTACCTGTCGCTCCAGCATCGGGCAGCATTGACGCGGAAGCACGCAGCCAGGAGCCGGGGTACCGCCCAACCGCATCGAAGTCCAATGGTCCGTTCGGTTCGGGTCTGTTCCATTTCTGAATCCATCTGTGAAGCAAGCATCGTGGTGGCGGAAGAGCAGCGTTGCCGTGCCGTCGCCATGAGGCTGGAACGGTTGGATGGAGTTTGGCAGGTTACCGCGCTGGAAATTGGGTAG
- a CDS encoding helix-turn-helix domain-containing protein translates to MPRFLTLADVAEQLQINSPQAYALVRSGELKAIQVGGRGQWRIEEKMLEQYIEDRYAEAGRMIEETKAKTSRP, encoded by the coding sequence ATGCCCCGATTCCTGACTCTTGCGGATGTCGCAGAACAACTACAAATCAATTCGCCTCAGGCTTATGCCTTGGTTCGCAGCGGCGAGCTGAAGGCCATCCAAGTGGGCGGCCGGGGACAGTGGCGCATCGAAGAAAAGATGCTGGAGCAATATATCGAGGACCGCTATGCAGAAGCGGGCCGCATGATTGAGGAGACCAAGGCCAAAACCAGCCGGCCTTAG